Proteins encoded within one genomic window of Scomber japonicus isolate fScoJap1 chromosome 16, fScoJap1.pri, whole genome shotgun sequence:
- the dcaf5 gene encoding DDB1- and CUL4-associated factor 5 produces the protein MWKMKELKGCGMRSSVGFLSRRELTGQPIMKEEFQRRRLAGCTSLYKKDMLGHFGCVNAIEFSNNGGEWLVSGGDDRRVLLWHMEQAIHARSKPVKLKGEHLSNIFCLAFDSTNKKVFSGGNDEQVILHDVERRETLNVFLHIDAVYSLSVSPVNDNVFASSSDDGRVLIWDTREPPHGEPFCLASYPSAFHSVMFNPVEPRLLATANSKEGVGLWDIRKPRSSLLRYGGSMSLQSAMSVRFNSTGTQLLALRRRLPPVLYELHSRLPSFQFDNQGYFNSCTMKSCCFAGDKDQYILSGSDDFNLYMWKIPKDPEAGGAGRVVNGAFMVLKGHRSIVNQVRFNPHTYMICSSGVEKVIKVWSPYQQPDSLGDLDGRVEDKSRSLYTHEEYISLVLNSGSGLSHDYVSQSIQEDPRMMAFFDSLVRREIEGWSSDSDSDLSEEAIMQLHARGRRTTRATPTAPVVTSAAVAAAAAAVAAAHHSDSDNSSSSSLAGPDASGGEEPAAADGEERPRRRSRHQSGFLVNEDSDSSEFWLDPMPRPRSPSPRENSTLSSPTSSPSLPVGASSSSTSTSSSSSDDEERRSAVRRRNVMRRRRMHVVSRAEERPESVQALFSAIDSCSYPSISIDDLSSSSSTEGQNSLEVKPCISGGRNEDKCLSPSDFVCLSPVMSPESQENEEGSDRTELGRHSAASPPSLDAHRTEGRAFLDSSDSGEACSSSVVVDTQSRLSPGVNGQHRTVVAGYMSENLHASSESEEETRPQRDGPSSQKGPAQSALKRTHMRSEEFESGSSPSEKKLKT, from the exons ATGTGGAAAATGAAGGAGCTGAAGGGCTGCGGTATGCGGTCCTCGGTGGGCTTTCTGTCCCGCAGAGAGCTGACCGGGCAGCCGATCATGAAGGAGGAGTTTCAGCGGCGCAGGTTGGCCGGCTGCACGAGCCTCTACAAGAAGGACATGCTCGGACACTTCGGCTGTGTTAACGCCATTGAGTTCTCCAACAACGGAGGGGAATGGCTAGTGTCTG GTGGAGACGACCGCCGGGTGCTCCTGTGGCACATGGAACAAGCCATCCATGCTCGGTCCAAGCCTGTGAAACTGAAAGGAGAACATCTGTCCAACATCTTCTGCCTGGCCTTCGACAGCACCAACAAGAAGGTCTTCTCCGGTG gaaatgatgaACAAGTGATTCTTCATGATGTTGAGAG aaGGGAAACTCTGAACGTGTTCCTGCACATCGATGCTGTGTACAGTCTGTCCGTCAGCCCGGTCAATGACAATGTGTTCGCCAGCTCGTCTGATGATGGACGCGTTCTTATCTGGGACACTCGTGAGCCGCCTCATGGAG AGCCTTTCTGCTTGGCCAGTTACCCCTCCGCCTTCCATAGTGTGATGTTCAACCCCGTCGAGCCCCGACTGCTGGCGACCGCCAACTCCAAGGAGGGCGTTGGATTATGGGACATCCGCAAGCCACGcag CTCACTGCTGCGTTACGGAGGCAGCATGTCCCTGCAGAGCGCCATGAGTGTTCGCTTCAACAGCACCGGCACTCAGCTGCTGGCACTTCGGCGCCGCCTGCCGCCCGTCCTCTACGAGCTGCACTCACGCCTGCCCAGCTTCCAGTTCGACAACCAGGGCTACTTCAACTCCTGCACCATGAAAAGCTGCTGCTTCGCCGGGGACAAAGATCAG TACATTTTGTCCGGGTCAGATGACTTCAACCTCTACATGTGGAAAATCCCAAAGGATCCAGAAGCAG gcggCGCTGGTCGTGTGGTGAACGGGGCTTTTATGGTTCTAAAGGGTCACCGCTCTATAGTGAACCAGGTCCGCTTCAACCCTCACACCTACATGATCTGCTCCTCCGGTGTGGAGAAAGTCATCAAG GTGTGGAGTCCCTACCAGCAGCCCGACAGTCTTGGAGACCTGGATGGCCGCGTGGAGGACAAGTCACGCAGCCTCTACACCCACGAGGAGTACATCAGTCTGGTGCTCAACAGCGGCAGCGGTCTGTCTCATGACTACGTCAGCCAGTCCATCCAGGAAGACCCACGCATGATGGCTTTCTTTGACTCGCTGGTGCGTCGAGAGATTGAGGGCTGGAGCTCGGACTCTGACAGCGACCTGAGCGAGGAGGCCATCATGCAGCTCCATGCCCGTGGCCGCCGCACTACGCGAGCTACACCAACGGCTCCTGTTGTTACCtcggctgctgttgctgctgctgccgctgctgttgctgctgctcatcACAGTGACTCCGataactcttcctcctcctccctggctGGACCGGATGCATCAGGAGGGGAAGAGCCAGCCGCAGCAGATGGCGAGGAGCGGCCGAGGAGGCGAAGCAGGCATCAGTCTGGCTTCCTGGTGAACGAGGACTCAGACTCAAGTGAGTTTTGGCTCGACCCCATGCCTCGCCCTCGCTCTCCGAGCCCCCGGGAGAACTCCACACTGTCTAGccccacctcctctccttcacttcctgttggagcCTCCAGCTCCTCGACTTCCACCTCCAGCTCCAGCAGTGACGACGAGGAGCGTCGCAGCGCAGTGAGGCGGCGCAACGTGATGAGGCGGCGACGCATGCATGTGGTCTCAAGAGCGGAGGAGCGACCCGAGTCTGTACAGGCTCTGTTTTCAGCGATCGACTCCTGCAGTTACCCGTCAATCTCAATCGATGAcctgtcttcctcctcgtccACCGAGGGACAAAACTCTCTGGAAGTAAAGCCCTGCATCAGCGGCGGCAGAAACGAGGACAAATGTCTGAGCCCTTCGGACTTTGTGTGTCTGAGCCCAGTAATGTCTCCTGAGAGTCAagagaatgaggaagggagtgaCAGGACTGAGCTGGGAAGACATTCAGCTGCATCTCCTCCATCACTGGATGCACACAGGACTGAAGGGAGGGCCTTTTTAGACAGCTCTGACAGCGGAGAGGCGTGTAGCAGCTCGGTGGTTGTAGACACTCAGAGCCGACTTAGCCCTGGAGTGAATGGGCAGCACAGGACTGTGGTAGCTGGATACATGAGTGAGAACCTCCATGCCTCCTCAGAATCAGAGGAAGAGACGAGGCCACAGAGAGACGGGCCGTCCTCTCAAAAAGGCCCGGCACAGAGCGCTCTGAAACGGACTCATATGAGATCAGAAGAGTTCGAATCAGGATCCTCACCCTCGGAAAAGAAGTTAAAAACATAG